One window of the Periophthalmus magnuspinnatus isolate fPerMag1 chromosome 6, fPerMag1.2.pri, whole genome shotgun sequence genome contains the following:
- the tead1a gene encoding transcriptional enhancer factor TEF-1a — MERSSWSGSESPGEDMDRLSDSGGDKTMDGDPEGVWSPDIEQSFQEALAIYPPCGRRKIILSDEGKMYGRNELIARYIKLRTGKTRTRKQVSSHIQVLARRKSREFQSKLKDQNAKEKALQSISSMSSAQIVSATAIHSKLLPGIVRASFPGNTQLWQGMIPGGQSSSTAEDIKPFSQQAYPVQTAGTTTIPGYEPPAAAQTHREPAWQGRSIGTNKLRLVEFSSFLESQREQEAYNKHLFVHISQSSPSYSDPLLECVDIRQIYDKFPEKKGGLKELFSKGPQNAFYLIKFWADLNYNVQDDPAAFYGVTSQYESSENMTITCSTKVCSFGKQVVEKVETEYARFENGRFVYRISRSPMCEYMINFIHKLKHLPEKYMMNSVLENFTILLVVSNRETQETLLCMACVFEVSNNEHGAQHHIYRLVKE; from the exons ATGGAGCGCAGCAGCTGGAGTGGCAGTGAGAGTCCAGGTGAGGACATGGATAGACTGAGTGACTCTGGAGGGGACAAGACCATGGACGGGGATCCGGAGGGAGTGTGGAGCCCCGATATCGAGCAGAGCTTTCAGGAGGCGCTGGCCATCTATCCCCCCTGTGGACGAAGGAAGATCATACTGTCAGATGAGGGCAAGATGTATG GTCGGAATGAGCTGATAGCCAGATACATCAAGCTGCGAACGGGCAAGACGCGGACGAGGAAACAG GTATCCAGTCACATCCAGGTCTTAGCCAGAAGAAAATCCCGGGAATTTCAGTCCAAACTAAAG GACCAGAATGCAAAGGAGAAAGCCCTGCAGAGCATCTCATCCATGTCGTCCGCCCAGATAGTCTCAGCCACAGCCATCCACAGTAAGCTGCTGCCTGGGATTGTCCGAGCCAGCTTCCCTGGCAACACACAG ctgtGGCAGGGCATGATCCCCGGAGGACAGTCCAGCTCTACCGCAGAAGA CATCAAGCCCTTCTCGCAGCAAGCCTACCCCGTTCAGACAGCAGGGACCACCACCATCCCAG GCTACGAACCGCCCGCTGCCGCCCAGACGCACAGAGAGCCAGCATGGCAGGGCCGCTCCATCGGGACCAACAAACTCCGACTGGTGGAGTTCTCCTCGTTCCTGGAGAgtcagagggagcaggaggca TACAACAAGCACCTGTTTGTGCATATCAGCCAGTCGAGCCCGAGCTACAGCGACCCCCTCCTGGAGTGTGTGGACATCAGACAAATCTACGACAAGTTCCCTGAGAAGAAAGGAGGTCTGAAGGAGCTATTCAGCAAAGGCCCACAAAATGCATTCTACCTGATTAAGTTCTGG GCGGACCTGAACTATAATGTACAAGATGACCCAGCTGCCTTCTATGGCGTCACCAGTCAGTACGAGAGCTCTGAAAACATGACCATCACCTGCTCCACCAAGGTCTGCTCCTTTGGCAAACAGGTGGTGGAAAAAGTGGAG acgGAGTACGCCCGCTTTGAAAATGGTCGCTTCGTCTACAGAATCAGCCGTTCCCCAATGTGCGAATACATGATCAACTTCATCCACAAACTCAAGCACCTGCCTGAGAAGTACATGATGAACAGTGTGCTCGAGAATTTCACTATTCTGCTG GTGGTGAGCAACAGAGAGACCCAGGAGACACTGCTGTGCATGGCGTGTGTGTTTGAAGTGTCCAACAATGAACATGGGGCACAACACCACATTTACCGCTTGGTCAAGGAATAA